From the genome of Streptomyces sp. NBC_00523:
CGGTGTACAGGGCGGCTGTGTAGCCGGCCGGGCCGGAGCCGATGATGATCACATTACGCACGTCGCTCACGGGTTTCTTCCTCGTCTCTGCAGACTGCCTACTGTCCACGCCTACTGGGGCCGGTTCAACGACTCTCACCCCACCCAACGGATCCTACGGGGGATGCATTCCCGACGTGCCGGGGCGGCTGGCGGCGCCTTCTCAGCGGCGCGCGTAGGCGTGTGTCAGCAGCAGCTTCCCCTTGGCGGGAGGCTCGGCTCCCACGCAGGCCGCGTCCACTACATACGCCTGAACGCTGTCCGGTTCCGTGGGATGAGGCAGGAGGACGAGGAACGCGTCGGTGCCCTCGTAGCTGCCCCTCTCGACGGCGAGCGCCGGGCTGTTGCGGCCGATGCCTTCTTCCACGCACGCAGGGACGGGCACCGCGGGGGTCCGGAGCGGGGACTCGGGGGACAGGGAGTCCGAGGGATCCGTTTGGAGCGACGGCTGGGAATGGGGCGAGGACTGGGATCCGATAGAGGGAGCCTCGTCGTTCCCCTGGGGGGCCGGTGGGCTCTCCGTGCCGGAGGTCCGGCCCAGCAGCGTGTGGACCTGGTCCTCGAGGGTGGCTGCGGAGAACTCCTGCGAGCGGCTTTTCGGGGCCGTGGCCGTCGTGTCCTGGCTGACCCCCGCTGCGGAGGTGTCGCTTCGCCCGGCTCCCGGGACGTTCTGCAGCAGGAAGACGCTCATGCCGACCAGAGCAGCGGCCCCGAATGCGGAGGCGAGCAGAGTGGTACGGCGACGCCTCCGGCCTGGACGCCGGCCGGGGCCGGTGTTCGCATGCGCATGCCCGGCCGGGCGATCCGGGGCATGCGACCGGGATGGCGGGTTCCCGGCTATGTGCCCGGGCTCCTGCGGCGGCTCTGTTTCACGTGAAACATCGGTCGCTGAATCCGGCTCCGCGCGATGAGTCCGCGCCTCGGCGGCGAGGGCGGCATCGATGCGGTCGGCGATGTCTGTGGGCATGGGCTCGGGGGCGGGCAGGTCGCCGAGCAGCGCGCGAATCTCCTCCAAGGAGGCGAGCACATCGGCGCAGAGCTCACAGTTGCCCAGGTGGCTGCGGATCTCGGCTGCCCGGACTCCGGGAAGCAGGTCCTCGGTCAGGTCGGAGATCTCCGAGACTTCCGGGTGCTGGGTTGTGCCGGGTGTTGACGTCATCGGTGTCCACCTCCGCCCTTCATCACAGTGGGGTCGCTCGTGCCCGCGTCTCGTGGCCCGGCTGCCGGTGGGACGGATGCTCTGGGCGTCCGGTTCCCTTCCATGCCGGGTGTCTCGCCGGCGCGGCCGTCGCTGCGGAGATGCGTCAGCAGCGGCGCCAAGCGGGCCCGGCCCCGTGCGCAGCGGCTCTTCACGGTGCCTACGGGCACATCGAGGATGCGAGCGGTCTCCGCCACCGGGTACCCCTGCATGTCCACGAGGACGAGGGCCGCGCGTTGCTCGGCGGGGAGGGTGGCCAGCGCGGCGACGAGTTCGCGGTGGAGGTCATGGCGTTCCGCCGGGGCCTCTGCGGACTCATGGGGCTCCAGCAGTTGGTCGAGCCGTTCCGGGTCGTCGACGGGCGAGGTCTTCCGGGACGCGGCCTTGCGGACGCGGTCGAGGCAGGCGTTCACCGTGATGCGGTGCAGCCAGGTGGTCACGGCGGACTGGCCCCGGAAGGTGTGGGCGGCGCGGAAGGCGGAGATCAGGGCGTCCTGTACGGCGTCGGCCGCTTCCTCACGGTCGCCGAGCGTCCGCAGGGCCACGGCCCACAGCCGGTCGCGATGGCGTCGAGCCAGCTCGCCGAAGGCATCGGGGTCACCGGCGACATGCTGCGCGAGGAGGTCCTCGTCACTCGGTGGATCGGCGGCACCGGAGCCGTAGAGCTCGCGGTCTCCCCCCTCAGCTGTCGCCATCCGTGCATTCAAACCGATCCACGCCGGGAAGTAAATGGCGAGGTCGGGTGGATTGTATGAATGATGAAAAGGCGCGATTCGGTCGCGCTTCTGAGGTGCCCTGTCCGCCCAATATTGAGGGAAATCAGAAAGGGGACCACGTG
Proteins encoded in this window:
- a CDS encoding anti-sigma factor family protein, producing MTSTPGTTQHPEVSEISDLTEDLLPGVRAAEIRSHLGNCELCADVLASLEEIRALLGDLPAPEPMPTDIADRIDAALAAEARTHRAEPDSATDVSRETEPPQEPGHIAGNPPSRSHAPDRPAGHAHANTGPGRRPGRRRRRTTLLASAFGAAALVGMSVFLLQNVPGAGRSDTSAAGVSQDTTATAPKSRSQEFSAATLEDQVHTLLGRTSGTESPPAPQGNDEAPSIGSQSSPHSQPSLQTDPSDSLSPESPLRTPAVPVPACVEEGIGRNSPALAVERGSYEGTDAFLVLLPHPTEPDSVQAYVVDAACVGAEPPAKGKLLLTHAYARR
- the sigM gene encoding RNA polymerase sigma factor SigM; its protein translation is MATAEGGDRELYGSGAADPPSDEDLLAQHVAGDPDAFGELARRHRDRLWAVALRTLGDREEAADAVQDALISAFRAAHTFRGQSAVTTWLHRITVNACLDRVRKAASRKTSPVDDPERLDQLLEPHESAEAPAERHDLHRELVAALATLPAEQRAALVLVDMQGYPVAETARILDVPVGTVKSRCARGRARLAPLLTHLRSDGRAGETPGMEGNRTPRASVPPAAGPRDAGTSDPTVMKGGGGHR